The following are from one region of the Nicotiana tomentosiformis chromosome 7, ASM39032v3, whole genome shotgun sequence genome:
- the LOC104093636 gene encoding WRKY DNA-binding transcription factor 70-like translates to MESPLPEKSSADLKRAIDGLIRGQEFTRQLKEIIKKPLATIMAEDLVGKIMNSFSETLSVINSGESNEDTAEVKSPEDSSGSCKSTTSLKDRRGCYKRRKTSETNTKESSDLVDDGHAWRKYGQKQILHSTYPRHYFRCTHKYDQKCQATKQVQKIQDNPLLFRTTYYGNHTCKPFPRVSQIILDTPIDGDSSILLSFDQNNNNNYSSLQNVNHNYQPYNIPTFPSIKEETKEEVFQRSCTFYPKIEDQNQSSNSDYFLPANDDHLSTPAAFEASGGNMAAALSPDVISSGVYSSCTTSTDNLEIDFDFEECLWNFEGYNS, encoded by the exons ATGGAGTCTCCGTTGCCGGAAAAGTCATCAGCTGATCTGAAAAGGGCAATCGACGGGTTAATTCGTGGCCAGGAATTTACGCGACAATTAAAAGAGATAATCAAGAAACCTCTTGCAACCATTATGGCTGAGGATTTAGTTGGAAAAATTATGAATTCATTTTCTGAGACTCTTTCCGTGATAAACTCCGGCGAGTCTAATGAGGATACCGCCGAAGTTAAGTCGCCGGAAGATTCTAGTGGAAGTTGCAAGAGTACTACATCATTGAAAGATCGAAGAGGATGCTACAAGAGAAG GAAAACTTCAGAAACAAACACAAAAGAATCCTCAGATTTGGTGGATGATGGCCATGCTTGGAGAAAATATGGACAAAAACAGATCCTCCATTCCACTTATCCAAG GCACTATTTTAGGTGCACCCATAAATATGATCAAAAATGTCAAGCAACTAAACAGGTGCAGAAAATTCAAGACAATCCACTACTGTTCCGAACAACATACTATGGAAATCACACATGCAAACCTTTCCCTAGAGTTTCTCAAATAATCTTGGACACTCCTATTGATGGCGATTCATCTATTCTACTTAGTTTTGATcagaacaacaacaataactactCTTCACTCCAAAATGTTAATCATAATTACCAGCCTTATAATATTCCTACATTTCCCTCAATAAAAGAGGAAACCAAAGAGGAAGTATTCCAAAGATCATGTACTTTCTATCCAAAAATAGAAGATCAAAACCAATCATCAAACTCTGATTATTTTCTACCGGCCAATGATGATCATCTGAGTACTCCGGCAGCATTTGAAGCCTCCGGCGGCAACATGGCGGCGGCATTATCGCCGGATGTCATATCATCTGGGGTCTATTCTTCTTGTACGACTAGTACAGATAATCTTGAGATTGATTTTGATTTTGAGGAGTGTCTTTGGAATTTTGAAGGGTACAATTCTTGA